One window of the Thermococcus sp. P6 genome contains the following:
- a CDS encoding 30S ribosomal protein S19 codes for MVRRKEFRYRGYTLDELLNMSLEDFARLLPARQRRSLKRGLSREQKKLLRKIRLARKGKYTKPIRTHSRDMIIIPEMVGMTIHVYNGKEFVPVSIKEEMIGHYLGEFAPTRKVVQHGSPGVGATRSSMFVAIK; via the coding sequence ATGGTGAGAAGGAAGGAGTTCAGGTATAGGGGTTACACGCTGGATGAACTGCTCAACATGTCGCTGGAGGACTTTGCCAGACTCCTCCCGGCAAGGCAGAGGAGGAGCCTCAAGCGCGGCCTTTCTCGGGAGCAGAAGAAGTTGCTCAGGAAGATAAGACTCGCCAGAAAGGGCAAGTACACGAAACCGATAAGGACCCACAGCAGGGACATGATAATCATCCCCGAGATGGTCGGTATGACCATACACGTCTACAACGGAAAGGAGTTCGTTCCGGTGAGCATCAAGGAGGAGATGATAGGCCACTACCTCGGCGAGTTCGCGCCCACGAGGAAGGTAGTCCAGCACGGTTCACCGGGTGTCGGTGCTACCAGATCGTCGATGTTCGTGGCCATCAAGTGA
- the rpsC gene encoding 30S ribosomal protein S3: protein MAIERYFIKEGVKEMLIDEYLEKELRRSGYGGIDIKKTPLGTKVTIFTARPGYVIGRGGRRVRELTRILEREFGLENPQIDVEEIKNPYLNAKVQAVKLAQALERGIHFRRAAYSAIRSIMRNGARGVEIRLSGKLTGERAKSVRFYQGYLAKVGNPAETLVSRGYAQAQLKLGVIGVKVSIMPPDAKLPDEIEVVEKVEEEVSNQ, encoded by the coding sequence TTGGCCATTGAGAGATACTTCATCAAGGAAGGCGTTAAGGAGATGCTCATCGATGAGTACCTCGAGAAGGAACTCAGGAGGTCCGGTTACGGCGGTATAGACATCAAGAAGACCCCCCTCGGGACCAAGGTAACCATCTTCACCGCCAGACCCGGTTACGTTATAGGAAGGGGCGGAAGGCGCGTCAGGGAACTTACCCGGATCCTCGAGAGGGAGTTCGGGCTTGAGAACCCCCAGATCGATGTGGAGGAGATCAAAAACCCCTACCTCAACGCCAAGGTTCAGGCGGTAAAACTGGCCCAGGCTCTGGAGAGGGGCATCCACTTCAGGAGGGCCGCCTACTCGGCCATCAGGTCCATCATGAGAAACGGAGCCCGGGGCGTTGAGATTCGCCTCAGCGGAAAGCTCACAGGCGAGAGGGCCAAGAGCGTCCGCTTCTATCAGGGGTACCTTGCGAAGGTTGGGAACCCGGCGGAGACCCTCGTCAGCAGGGGCTACGCTCAGGCCCAGCTCAAGCTCGGTGTTATAGGCGTGAAGGTTTCCATCATGCCACCCGACGCCAAGCTCCCCGATGAGATTGAGGTCGTGGAAAAGGTGGAGGAAGAGGTGAGCAACC
- the rplV gene encoding 50S ribosomal protein L22, with protein sequence MSRGRFSYSFQNFDPDRMARASGRDLRISPKHSVELLREIRGMMLNDALKYVEDVIALRRPVPVKRFNDSQGHKPGKGFGPGRYPVKVAKAVRKILLNARNNAEQKGLDPDRLRVIHAAAHKGPVLRGYIPRAFGRATPFNEQTTHIEIVVEEIRR encoded by the coding sequence ATGAGCAGGGGCAGGTTTTCCTACTCATTCCAAAATTTTGATCCCGACAGGATGGCCCGTGCCAGCGGAAGGGACCTCAGGATCTCACCGAAGCACAGCGTGGAGCTGCTCAGGGAGATAAGGGGCATGATGCTCAACGACGCCCTGAAGTACGTTGAAGACGTTATCGCCCTCAGGAGACCGGTGCCGGTGAAGAGGTTCAACGACAGTCAGGGCCACAAGCCCGGAAAAGGCTTCGGTCCCGGAAGGTATCCCGTCAAGGTCGCCAAAGCCGTCAGGAAGATCCTCCTCAACGCCAGAAACAACGCCGAACAGAAGGGCCTCGACCCGGACAGGCTCAGGGTAATACACGCCGCAGCACACAAGGGACCCGTCCTCAGGGGCTACATCCCAAGGGCCTTTGGAAGGGCCACGCCCTTCAACGAGCAGACCACCCACATCGAGATAGTCGTTGAGGAGATCAGGAGGTGA